Proteins encoded within one genomic window of Streptomyces sp. NBC_01314:
- a CDS encoding dicarboxylate/amino acid:cation symporter, protein MPIGIQSIIAVGLGALIGSLAPSAGEQMKILGEVFLNLVQVVVLPLVFPLIVLGIARMESVKKVGRIAGKAILYFEVVTTLILLIAVGLAKFTGIGKGAPVNGSDAEDLDGLSQGIDFHELVLHAFPKNIFAAFGEGNLLGAIVFALLVGVAMAAIGEKSEPFASVLESVASVMFKVVGYVIRIAPLGVLGFISYDVAHYGFGNLRSLLGFIAVVYAGLAIVVGVLFPLIAAIYRVRYVELLKSIAGLAGIAFVTRSSESVLAPLMGRLEAFGLSRSTTSFVVPLGYSFNTDGSVLYQAAALVFLANAYGADTSLPALLLMVGVLVILSKGMAGVASASIVVLLAAGNSIGLPAEGVALLLGVDFIVDMARTGVNVIGNSLAAAVVVDSSENRRESKRGSREAPHTPTGSEAKALQKEPAQ, encoded by the coding sequence ATGCCGATCGGCATCCAGTCGATCATCGCCGTCGGTCTCGGAGCCCTCATCGGCTCCCTCGCCCCGTCGGCGGGCGAACAGATGAAGATCCTCGGGGAGGTGTTCCTGAACCTGGTGCAGGTCGTGGTCCTACCGCTGGTCTTCCCGCTCATCGTGCTGGGCATCGCCCGCATGGAGTCGGTCAAGAAGGTCGGCCGGATCGCCGGTAAGGCGATCCTCTACTTCGAGGTCGTCACCACCCTCATCCTGTTGATCGCGGTGGGCCTGGCCAAGTTCACGGGTATCGGCAAGGGCGCGCCGGTCAACGGGTCCGACGCCGAGGACCTGGACGGCCTGAGCCAGGGCATCGACTTCCACGAACTGGTCCTGCACGCCTTCCCGAAGAACATCTTCGCCGCGTTCGGAGAGGGCAACCTGCTCGGCGCGATCGTCTTCGCCCTTCTCGTGGGCGTCGCCATGGCCGCGATCGGAGAGAAGTCCGAACCCTTCGCCTCCGTGCTGGAGTCCGTAGCCTCGGTGATGTTCAAGGTCGTCGGCTATGTCATCCGGATCGCGCCGTTGGGTGTGCTCGGCTTCATCTCCTACGACGTCGCCCACTACGGCTTCGGCAACCTGCGCAGCCTGCTCGGCTTCATCGCCGTCGTCTATGCGGGCCTGGCCATCGTCGTCGGCGTCCTCTTCCCGCTCATCGCCGCGATCTACCGCGTCCGCTACGTCGAACTGCTGAAGTCGATCGCCGGCCTGGCCGGTATCGCCTTCGTCACCCGCAGCTCCGAATCGGTGCTGGCCCCGCTGATGGGCAGGCTGGAGGCGTTCGGCCTCAGCCGGTCGACGACCTCCTTCGTCGTCCCGCTCGGCTACTCCTTCAACACCGACGGCTCCGTCCTCTACCAGGCCGCCGCCCTGGTCTTCCTCGCCAACGCCTACGGCGCCGACACCTCCCTGCCCGCCCTGCTCCTCATGGTCGGCGTGCTGGTGATCCTCTCCAAGGGCATGGCCGGTGTCGCCTCCGCGTCCATCGTCGTCCTCCTCGCCGCAGGCAACTCGATCGGCCTGCCCGCCGAAGGCGTCGCACTGCTCCTCGGTGTGGACTTCATCGTCGACATGGCCCGCACCGGCGTGAACGTCATCGGCAACTCGCTCGCCGCCGCCGTCGTCGTCGACAGCTCCGAGAACCGACGCGAATCCAAACGCGGCAGCCGTGAAGCCCCCCACACCCCGACCGGGTCAGAGGCCAAGGCCCTGCAGAAGGAACCGGCACAATGA
- a CDS encoding aspartate/glutamate racemase family protein, whose protein sequence is MTIPAIPAALAIPDAPASPITLTTGTVATTRAAPTTTAPTTAGTTEIIGILGGMGPAATADFYAKLVSTTPGSSDQDHLRTVIWSDPTIPDRTEALLGDGPDPTPWLLDGSRVLREAGATVIAIPCNTAHAFVPRIAGHVGLPIVHMIGETARHLTTLSPRIRTVGLLATTGTVRAGLYQEWLDRFGIRLVLPDGVGQEREVMTAIRAVKAGVRDDTTTALLARVAQRLTEQGAQAVIAGCTEVPLGLPPDAVDVPLVDPALVLAHALVRRVLAEGRAVQGE, encoded by the coding sequence ATGACCATCCCCGCCATCCCCGCCGCCCTCGCCATCCCCGATGCCCCCGCCAGTCCCATCACCCTCACCACCGGCACCGTTGCCACCACAAGGGCTGCCCCCACCACCACTGCCCCCACCACCGCCGGCACCACCGAGATCATTGGCATCCTGGGTGGCATGGGCCCGGCGGCCACCGCCGACTTCTACGCCAAGCTCGTCTCCACCACCCCCGGTTCCAGCGACCAGGACCACCTCCGTACGGTCATCTGGTCCGACCCCACCATCCCCGACCGCACCGAGGCCCTGCTGGGTGACGGCCCCGACCCGACCCCCTGGCTGCTCGACGGCAGCCGTGTCCTGCGGGAGGCGGGTGCCACCGTCATCGCCATCCCGTGCAACACCGCGCACGCCTTCGTCCCGCGCATCGCCGGCCACGTCGGCCTGCCCATCGTCCACATGATCGGAGAAACCGCCCGGCACCTGACCACGCTGAGCCCGCGCATCCGAACCGTCGGACTGCTCGCCACCACCGGCACCGTCCGCGCGGGCCTCTATCAGGAGTGGCTGGACCGCTTCGGTATCCGGCTCGTCCTGCCGGACGGCGTCGGCCAGGAACGCGAGGTGATGACAGCCATCCGCGCGGTGAAAGCCGGTGTCCGCGACGACACGACGACCGCGCTGCTGGCCCGCGTCGCACAGCGCCTGACCGAGCAGGGTGCACAGGCGGTGATCGCCGGCTGCACCGAGGTCCCCCTCGGGCTTCCCCCGGACGCCGTGGACGTTCCCCTCGTCGACCCGGCGCTCGTCCTGGCCCACGCTCTGGTCCGCCGGGTTCTGGCCGAAGGCAGAGCCGTGCAGGGAGAGTGA